One part of the Streptomyces ferrugineus genome encodes these proteins:
- a CDS encoding Rne/Rng family ribonuclease, with the protein MLEPTEPNEGSELNTPSDTLPPRRRRRAASRPAGPPTAAAETQAAEVVEPAIPVAEAADVAAVTEEAEMPEESVESVEADVTSEAEQAEEAEAAEETVEAAAAGRPRRRAVRRASAPAGAPAAAEAAETVVPSPTAAPAAEETPAAAAVESTEEAAPPRTRRRATRRVSAPVGSPEPVEAAVTEATGATRAADSDAAAETPAAAETAEAPAEAAPPRTRRRATRRAAAPTETPAAVEDVAAEESTEAAPEAEAAPEAEAPAEAAAPAEAVEEAAPRRTRRRATRRVSAPAAGDEAAEAPVETPVTAETPVTPGVETEAAAVAGVAGVAPAAEAVEEAAPRRRRRVARRAATGFAEPARTAAAQEPEEAPRPARPAMAVFQAPVFTEPQFQTPERAAAEAAAGTETEDVEELPEEPAAAPRRRRRRRGGDGEEAEAPQTTEAAAEDETEEAEEAAEGEEAEDTGSRRRRRRGGRRRRRGEAADTESEGADAETEDAAVAQATQDAEDTAEQEEEDADDARAEDGGGSSSSSRRRRRRRRRAGDTSVDTEPGEGDPERTVVKVREPRPPREKGAEPSDEVQSIKGSTRLEAKKQRRREGREQGRRRVPIITEAEFLARREAVERVMVVRQHGDRTQIGVLEDNVLVEHYVNKEQSTSYVGNVYLGKVQNVLPSMEAAFIDIGKGRNAVLYAGEVNFEALGMANGPRRIESALKSGQSVLVQVTKDPIGHKGARLTSQVSLPGRYLVYVPEGSMTGISRKLPDTERARLKTILKKIVPEDAGVIVRTAAEGASEDELRRDVERLQAQWEDIQKKSKNGNAPTLLYGEPDMTVRVVRDIFNEDFSKVVVSGADAWETVHGYVSHVAPDLAERLQKWTSEADVFATYRIDEQLAKALDRKVWLPSGGSLVIDRTEAMVVVDVNTGKFTGQGGNLEETVTRNNLEAAEEIVRQLRLRDLGGIIVIDFIDMVLESNRDLVLRRLLECLGRDRTKHQVAEVTSLGLVQMTRKRVGQGLLESFSETCVHCNGRGVIVHMEQPTAPGGGGKRKKRARAGAGPEQVHEATVAAEPVETAEEEAETEAEVAAEVAEPAALAEPAFAPDEELYSSVAEAEAAARGGRSRRRGGRRVSAPAGAPKKAEAVPTAQDVTVAEEVERPVQPEPAAEAKAEPVAVEDAVVEAPAAEEAAPKGRTRRRATRKVSAPAGSPTGAEATVLTAPEPVAEAEAPAEEAAAAPAEAVAESVAPARPRRRAVRKATAPTASEEEAVVVLPAAEAQATAEEGVEEAAPAKKTARKAAKKATAKKAATKKTAAKKTAAKKTTAKKATAKKAAKTTKTAAAKSAAKKTAVSAATDES; encoded by the coding sequence ATGCTCGAACCGACCGAACCCAACGAGGGTTCCGAACTGAACACTCCCAGCGACACCCTGCCGCCGCGCCGTCGGCGCCGTGCCGCGTCCCGCCCGGCGGGACCGCCCACGGCAGCCGCCGAGACGCAGGCCGCGGAGGTCGTCGAGCCGGCCATACCGGTCGCGGAGGCCGCGGATGTCGCGGCGGTGACCGAGGAGGCCGAGATGCCGGAGGAGAGCGTCGAGTCCGTCGAGGCCGACGTGACTTCCGAGGCCGAGCAGGCCGAAGAAGCCGAAGCGGCCGAGGAGACGGTGGAAGCCGCCGCTGCCGGTCGCCCACGTCGGCGTGCGGTGCGCCGCGCGTCCGCCCCCGCTGGGGCGCCCGCGGCTGCCGAGGCAGCCGAGACCGTGGTGCCCTCGCCGACCGCCGCGCCGGCCGCGGAGGAGACCCCGGCCGCAGCCGCAGTGGAGAGCACCGAGGAGGCCGCACCGCCTCGTACGCGTCGCCGTGCCACGCGTCGGGTGTCGGCGCCCGTCGGTTCCCCGGAGCCGGTGGAGGCCGCGGTGACCGAGGCCACCGGCGCCACCCGTGCCGCTGATTCCGATGCGGCGGCCGAGACCCCCGCCGCCGCCGAGACCGCCGAAGCGCCTGCCGAGGCCGCTCCGCCTCGTACGCGTCGCCGTGCCACGCGTCGGGCCGCCGCGCCCACCGAGACACCGGCCGCCGTCGAGGACGTCGCTGCCGAGGAGAGCACGGAGGCCGCCCCCGAGGCGGAGGCCGCCCCCGAGGCAGAGGCGCCCGCCGAGGCCGCGGCCCCTGCCGAGGCCGTCGAAGAGGCCGCCCCGCGTCGCACCCGTCGTCGTGCCACGCGCCGCGTGTCCGCACCGGCCGCCGGTGACGAGGCCGCCGAGGCCCCTGTCGAGACGCCGGTGACGGCGGAGACCCCCGTGACCCCCGGTGTCGAGACCGAGGCCGCCGCGGTCGCCGGAGTCGCCGGAGTCGCTCCCGCCGCCGAGGCCGTCGAGGAGGCCGCCCCGCGCCGCCGTCGTCGGGTCGCCCGACGGGCCGCCACCGGGTTCGCCGAGCCCGCTCGGACGGCCGCCGCTCAGGAGCCCGAGGAGGCCCCGCGCCCGGCGCGGCCCGCCATGGCCGTGTTCCAGGCGCCGGTGTTCACCGAGCCGCAGTTCCAGACGCCCGAGCGCGCCGCCGCCGAGGCCGCCGCCGGGACGGAGACCGAGGACGTCGAGGAGCTCCCGGAGGAGCCGGCCGCCGCCCCCAGGCGCCGTCGCCGGCGGCGCGGCGGTGACGGCGAGGAGGCCGAGGCCCCCCAGACCACCGAGGCCGCCGCCGAGGACGAGACCGAGGAGGCCGAAGAGGCCGCCGAGGGCGAGGAGGCCGAGGACACCGGCTCGCGTCGCCGCCGCCGTCGTGGTGGCCGACGCCGTCGTCGCGGCGAGGCCGCCGACACGGAGTCCGAGGGCGCGGACGCCGAGACCGAGGACGCCGCAGTCGCGCAGGCGACGCAGGACGCCGAGGACACCGCCGAGCAGGAGGAAGAGGACGCCGACGACGCCCGCGCCGAGGACGGCGGCGGGTCCAGCTCCAGCAGCCGGCGCCGCCGGCGCCGTCGTCGCCGCGCCGGTGACACCTCCGTCGACACCGAGCCCGGCGAGGGCGACCCCGAGCGCACCGTCGTCAAGGTCCGCGAGCCCCGTCCCCCGCGGGAAAAGGGTGCCGAGCCGTCCGACGAGGTGCAGTCCATCAAGGGCTCGACCCGCCTGGAGGCCAAGAAGCAGCGCCGCCGGGAAGGCCGTGAGCAGGGCCGCCGACGCGTCCCGATCATCACCGAGGCCGAGTTCCTGGCCCGCCGCGAGGCCGTCGAGCGCGTGATGGTCGTCCGCCAGCACGGCGACCGCACGCAGATCGGCGTCCTCGAGGACAACGTGCTCGTCGAGCACTACGTCAACAAGGAGCAGTCGACCTCGTACGTCGGCAACGTCTACCTGGGCAAGGTCCAGAACGTGCTGCCGTCGATGGAGGCCGCCTTCATCGACATCGGCAAGGGCCGCAACGCCGTCCTGTACGCCGGTGAGGTCAACTTCGAGGCGCTGGGCATGGCCAACGGCCCGCGGCGCATCGAGTCCGCCCTCAAGTCCGGCCAGTCCGTCCTCGTGCAGGTCACCAAGGACCCGATCGGGCACAAGGGCGCCCGTCTGACCAGCCAGGTCTCCCTGCCGGGCCGTTACCTCGTGTACGTCCCCGAGGGCTCCATGACCGGCATCAGCCGCAAGCTGCCCGACACCGAGCGGGCCCGGCTGAAGACCATCCTCAAGAAGATCGTCCCCGAGGACGCGGGCGTCATCGTGCGCACCGCCGCCGAGGGCGCGAGCGAGGACGAGCTGCGCCGGGACGTCGAGCGGCTGCAGGCGCAGTGGGAGGACATCCAGAAGAAGTCGAAGAACGGCAACGCGCCGACGCTGCTGTACGGCGAGCCGGACATGACCGTCCGGGTCGTCCGGGACATCTTCAACGAGGACTTCTCCAAGGTCGTCGTCAGCGGCGCCGACGCCTGGGAGACCGTCCACGGGTACGTGTCCCACGTGGCGCCGGACCTCGCCGAGCGGCTGCAGAAGTGGACCAGTGAGGCCGACGTCTTCGCCACGTACCGGATCGACGAGCAACTCGCCAAGGCGCTGGACCGCAAGGTCTGGCTGCCCAGCGGCGGTTCGCTGGTGATCGACCGGACCGAGGCGATGGTCGTCGTCGACGTCAACACCGGCAAGTTCACCGGCCAGGGCGGCAACCTCGAGGAGACCGTCACCAGGAACAACCTGGAGGCGGCCGAGGAGATCGTCCGCCAGCTGCGGCTGCGCGACCTCGGCGGCATCATCGTCATCGACTTCATCGACATGGTGCTGGAGTCCAACCGGGACCTGGTGCTGCGGCGCCTGCTGGAGTGCCTGGGCCGGGACCGTACGAAGCACCAGGTGGCGGAAGTGACCTCGCTGGGCCTGGTCCAGATGACCCGCAAGCGGGTCGGCCAGGGCCTGCTGGAGTCCTTCTCCGAGACCTGCGTCCACTGCAACGGGCGCGGCGTCATCGTGCACATGGAGCAGCCGACGGCCCCCGGTGGCGGCGGCAAGCGCAAGAAGCGCGCCCGTGCCGGTGCCGGCCCCGAGCAGGTGCACGAGGCCACGGTCGCCGCCGAGCCGGTCGAGACGGCCGAGGAGGAGGCGGAGACCGAGGCCGAGGTCGCGGCGGAGGTCGCCGAGCCGGCCGCGCTCGCCGAGCCCGCCTTCGCGCCCGACGAGGAGCTGTACAGCAGCGTCGCCGAGGCGGAGGCCGCCGCACGCGGCGGTCGTTCGCGGCGTCGTGGCGGTCGCCGGGTGTCCGCTCCGGCGGGTGCGCCGAAGAAGGCCGAGGCGGTGCCCACGGCCCAGGACGTGACCGTCGCCGAGGAGGTCGAGCGTCCGGTGCAGCCGGAGCCGGCCGCCGAGGCGAAGGCCGAGCCGGTGGCCGTGGAGGACGCGGTCGTCGAGGCACCCGCCGCCGAGGAGGCCGCTCCCAAGGGGCGTACGCGGCGTCGCGCCACCCGCAAGGTGTCCGCGCCCGCCGGGTCGCCCACGGGGGCCGAGGCCACCGTGCTGACGGCGCCCGAGCCGGTGGCGGAGGCCGAGGCTCCGGCCGAGGAGGCCGCGGCGGCTCCGGCCGAGGCGGTCGCCGAGAGCGTTGCTCCGGCCCGTCCGCGGCGCCGTGCCGTGCGCAAGGCCACCGCGCCGACCGCGTCCGAGGAGGAGGCCGTCGTGGTCCTTCCGGCCGCCGAGGCGCAGGCCACCGCCGAGGAGGGCGTCGAGGAGGCGGCTCCGGCCAAGAAGACGGCCCGTAAGGCGGCCAAGAAGGCGACGGCGAAGAAGGCCGCCACCAAGAAGACCGCGGCCAAGAAGACGGCCGCCAAGAAGACGACGGCCAAGAAGGCGACGGCCAAGAAGGCGGCGAAGACCACCAAGACGGCCGCGGCCAAGTCGGCGGCGAAGAAGACCGCGGTCTCCGCCGCCACCGACGAAAGCTGA